A region of uncultured Anaeromusa sp. DNA encodes the following proteins:
- a CDS encoding polysaccharide deacetylase family protein, which produces MRKKVFTYLKTSVMAVTASLFLLLPVGVQAQAAFKGIPVLLYHYVGAEAPDYPYLNVETPEFSRQMKELRERGYQSISLAVFTAYMKGEPVKLPEKPVLITFDDGYEDNYTQAFPVLKQEGFRATIFMVQSNFNRKNRLSVQQIQEMEQAGIEIGSHTRSHPNLTKLAATELEKEVAQSRRGVERLAGESIDYFAYPGGFYNLEVLRKTEQSGYTGAFTVLPGVNRPDKDNPYLLRRIPVFSYTDFDAILDRLETTEDASLLDYLD; this is translated from the coding sequence ATGAGAAAAAAAGTTTTTACTTACCTGAAAACAAGCGTGATGGCGGTTACGGCCAGCCTGTTTCTGCTTTTGCCGGTTGGCGTGCAAGCGCAGGCTGCCTTTAAGGGGATTCCGGTGCTGCTGTACCATTATGTGGGCGCAGAAGCTCCGGATTATCCATATTTGAATGTGGAGACGCCGGAATTTTCCCGGCAAATGAAGGAGTTGCGGGAGCGGGGTTATCAGAGTATTTCCTTGGCTGTGTTTACTGCGTACATGAAGGGCGAGCCGGTTAAATTGCCGGAAAAGCCGGTCTTGATCACCTTTGACGATGGCTATGAGGATAACTATACCCAGGCATTCCCTGTGCTCAAGCAGGAAGGGTTTCGTGCGACGATCTTTATGGTGCAAAGTAATTTTAATCGCAAAAATCGTTTGTCGGTACAACAGATTCAGGAGATGGAGCAGGCAGGCATCGAAATTGGCTCCCATACGCGCAGCCATCCCAATCTAACAAAATTAGCAGCGACCGAACTAGAGAAGGAAGTGGCCCAAAGCCGCCGCGGCGTAGAGCGTCTGGCGGGGGAGTCGATTGATTATTTTGCCTATCCTGGCGGGTTTTACAATCTAGAAGTGTTGCGAAAGACGGAGCAGAGCGGTTATACTGGGGCGTTTACGGTGCTGCCCGGTGTCAACCGCCCAGATAAAGATAATCCGTATTTGCTGAGGCGTATTCCTGTTTTTAGCTATACAGATTTCGACGCGATACTGGACCGGCTGGAAACAACGGAAGACGCTTCCTTGCTGGATTATTTAGATTAG